The genomic stretch GTTACGGAATGGAAAGTAATCAGAAAGACCCATACTTTGATAAAAATTACAGAAAAGCAAAAGAAAATAAAATGCGTGTTGGTGTGTATCATTACAGTTATGCAAAGTCAGTTAATGAAGCAAGAAAAGAGGCAAACACCTGCCTAAAATGGATTAAAGGTAAGGACCTTGACCTACCAATTTATATAGATATGGAAGAAGAGAATTTGACCTATTTAGGCAAAGAAGTCCTAACTAAAATTGCAATTGAATTTTGCAAGGTAATTGAAAAATCCGGATATACTGCCGGTGTATATGCCAATGCAAACTGGTTCAAGAACTATTTAAATTATAACGAAATCAAGAAAAATTACAGCATTTGGCTTGCACAATATGGAGATAAGAAAGATTTTAGTTGTGACATTTGGCAATACACTTCACAAGGTAAAATCAGAAAAAATGCAAGTAACTTTGATATGAACTATATCTACAAAAATCCTGTTATTTATGTAACAGTAAAGAAGAAAACAGGACTTTATAAATATGGATACAGAGATTATATTACCGGAACAAGTAAAGTAGAAAAAACTGTTGAGAAAGGAACAAAGCTAAAATGGATTTATGACGATATGTATGGTTGGTCAAAGATACAGTATCAAGGAAAGGATTATTTCGTTACAAATTCTGTTCTAAACAGAAGTAGCCTTTCAACATTTCCTAAGGAAGTTTTGAAAAAAGACACCAAGGTTTATGTAATTAAAAATAATAAAATTGAGAAATCAAAAGTTTTAAGAAAAGGTAAAAAAGTAACCCTTGTGTGTACCTTTGAAAATGGTAAATTCAAAGGCTATGACTACCTTTCCTCAGGTATAAACAGATACCTGAGAAAGTGATTTTACAATTAGTTTTATTGCATTTTATTTTTTATAATTAGTTTTTGCTTTTACAAATAACTTTTCATCGTATAGTGTTATGGTTTTTGTATTAGCTTTCGGTGTAATTATTTACTATTTTATAACCACTTTTCATTATAATTAATTTCTATTTAGGGAGCATTTTATGCTCCCTATTGTTCTGTCTTTTCTATAATTCTAAATAAAAATTGTCTGTATAAATTTGGGTTTTCAATTTTATTTTTTAAGATAAATCAGTAATATAAATTAGGGTTTTTCAATTTTATCTGTGGGTTAAGGTGAATTTATTTTAAATTCAATCAGCTATAAAGAAAAATTTACAAAAATATCATACCTTATACCATCGTTAAAGTGTGGCTAACAGGTGTAGGGGACATCATTGATGTCCCGTTACAAGCTACCCTAAATAAAGGTATTATGCCCTATGTAGATATTACAAATTTATAGTCTGTAAATAGGACAAAAATCCCATAGGTATCACACTTTTTTACGGGCGAACACTGTTCGCCCCTACGACTGTGAGCCATAATATGATATAAAAATCGGTACTGTTTATGTTACATAATATTGTTATATTATTAATTGTGCAATAACTTGGTATATAAGAGAGAAAGGACATAGTATACACTTTTTAGTATTTAAATATCACCACAACCCAAATTTATCGAATAAATATTAGTATAAACATTGTTAATTTGAAATATTTGACAAATTATGTTTAATTTTATATAATCAAGACTATATTTAAAAAGAAAATCAAGAAATGGTATTACAAATTATTATGTTAGTTATTGCAATAGCTTTTATAGTTATTCAATGTATGTTCTTAGGAAAGAAAAAGTTACTCGGCTTACTATTGCCACTTATTTGCTTTATCGGTTCAATAGGCATTTTAGTTTCTCAACCGGCAATTACCAACCTAATCTCGGATGGCTTTACAAATGGCAGTCACTATTATTCAGTTACTGTTGAGAAAGATAATTCACAAAGTCAGCATATCTTCCAAAACAAAAATGATGAAAAAGAATTTGTTAATTCTCTTGACTCAAAATCATTGGTACTTGAAGAAACAGAAATCGAAAGAACTAAGGAATGGTATATGTTTTAGGAGAATTTCTTTTCATTACAAATATACCAACCATCATTCTTCTAATTATTTATATGCGTAAACAAATATGGAATTATATAGATAAAAAAGAAGAACAAGAATCTTTATAACAACTCTAAGGGGCAGTGTATTCACTGCCCCTTATTTTACGGTTGATTTAATTTCGCTATAGTTTTATCTTTATAGTTAAACTACAGTTCATTAATTCTTTATAGCTGAAAATTCGGTTTATTATTTAACTGCGTTTTCGTAGCTTTCAATCATTTTCTTGCTCGTTTTCCCCGTACGACCAATAGATTTAGCGAGGTTTTTGACGACTTTTCCGCCTGCGTTCAGCTCGATTTCAAGCCTCATTCCGTTTTCTTCGGGGTATACAAGTATCTGCTTGATGAACCTGTCCACAAAGCTGCGATCAAGCTCGTCTCCGTTAAGGCTTTCGGCGGCGAGATCGAGGATGGAACGGATCTCAGCAAGTTCTTTGTTAACATCCTTTCTGTTTTGCATTTGGTCGGTGATGGCGGTGATCTCTTCCTGACAGTGGTCGATCTCTTCGTCGCATTCAGCAGACATCCGTACAAATTCGCTGTCCGGGAACCGTCCCTCAATATTGAGCTGTAACAACTTTTGCTTTTTCTTTTGTTCGTTCGCGATGCTCTTATTTAGGGTTTCTATTCGGTTCGCGCCTTCGTTGGTGTTAAGGAGTTCCTCGGACAACCGCATAATGAGTTCCGACAGCTCGTTGATATTCTGCTGGCTTGATTTGAACACGTCCTCTAATATCGGAATGATCTCGTTTTCGTATATCGTCATCGACGGACAGCTCTCCGCTCCGTTTTTGATTTTACCCGAACACCGCCACGCTGAATTTGCCGTTCCCTTTTTGCTGACCGAATCCTTGCGGTAGAACGGCTTACCGCAGTGAGCGCAAATCAACTTGCCTGTAAGCAGATTATTGTGGTTGGTCTTGTTTTGCTTTTGGATAACGTCGAGACTTCTGACCTTTAGGACTTCGTTGGCTCTTTTCCAAAGCTCCTCCGATACGATCTGCGGTACTGTCTCCCCTGTTTCGTCTTTGAAGATGACCCACTCTTCCTCGGGCAGGAATTTCTGCTTTTTGGTGAACATATCGATTATCTGAACTTTGTTGCCGACGTAGTAGCCCATATACTTCGGGTTACGAATGATGTTCGCCATCGTATTGTGCGCGAGCTTATTGCCGCGCGTGTTGCGAACGCCCTTGTTATAAAAGTAGGTTTCGAGGTTCTTCATGCTGTACTTGCCGGTGGCGTACAGTTCGAACAACTCCCTGACTATCGCAGCCTGTTCCTCGTCGATATACAGCCTCTTGTCTGCTTTGCGGTAGCCGAAGATATTGCTGTTGCCGAGCACCACGCCATTCTTTATCGCCTGATGATGTCCCCACTTAACGCGCGAGCTGATTTTACGGCTCTCGTCCTGCGCCATAGATGCCATGATCGTCAGCCTGAATTCCGAGTCATCATCGAGCGTGTTGATGTTGTCATTCTGAAAATATACCGCAACGCCGTTGGCTAACAGCTGACGGGTATACTGTATGCTGTCGAGCGTGTTACGGGCGAATCGGGATACCTCTTTGGTGACGATAAGGTCGAACTTTCCATCCAAAGCATCGTCGATCATCTCATTGAACTTCTCGCGCTTTTTAGTAGACACACCCGAAAGTCCTTCGTCGATATATCCTCCCGCGAATTCCCAGTTCGGCATATCACCGATATATTCTGTAAAGTATTGCTTCTGATTTTCAAGGGAATTGAGCTGTTCAAGATAATCCGTGCTGACGCGGGCATAAAACGCTACGCGCAGAGGCAGATCCCTGAAGCTTATACCCTCGCTTTTGATTTGATTTCTGACAGATAATATATCCATTGATTTTACCTCCTTCCCAAACACTACCACGACAATT from Ruminococcus bovis encodes the following:
- a CDS encoding GH25 family lysozyme, translated to MQKAIDVSKWNGDIDYTGVKSIGINNVIIQCGYGMESNQKDPYFDKNYRKAKENKMRVGVYHYSYAKSVNEARKEANTCLKWIKGKDLDLPIYIDMEEENLTYLGKEVLTKIAIEFCKVIEKSGYTAGVYANANWFKNYLNYNEIKKNYSIWLAQYGDKKDFSCDIWQYTSQGKIRKNASNFDMNYIYKNPVIYVTVKKKTGLYKYGYRDYITGTSKVEKTVEKGTKLKWIYDDMYGWSKIQYQGKDYFVTNSVLNRSSLSTFPKEVLKKDTKVYVIKNNKIEKSKVLRKGKKVTLVCTFENGKFKGYDYLSSGINRYLRK
- a CDS encoding recombinase family protein, whose translation is MDILSVRNQIKSEGISFRDLPLRVAFYARVSTDYLEQLNSLENQKQYFTEYIGDMPNWEFAGGYIDEGLSGVSTKKREKFNEMIDDALDGKFDLIVTKEVSRFARNTLDSIQYTRQLLANGVAVYFQNDNINTLDDDSEFRLTIMASMAQDESRKISSRVKWGHHQAIKNGVVLGNSNIFGYRKADKRLYIDEEQAAIVRELFELYATGKYSMKNLETYFYNKGVRNTRGNKLAHNTMANIIRNPKYMGYYVGNKVQIIDMFTKKQKFLPEEEWVIFKDETGETVPQIVSEELWKRANEVLKVRSLDVIQKQNKTNHNNLLTGKLICAHCGKPFYRKDSVSKKGTANSAWRCSGKIKNGAESCPSMTIYENEIIPILEDVFKSSQQNINELSELIMRLSEELLNTNEGANRIETLNKSIANEQKKKQKLLQLNIEGRFPDSEFVRMSAECDEEIDHCQEEITAITDQMQNRKDVNKELAEIRSILDLAAESLNGDELDRSFVDRFIKQILVYPEENGMRLEIELNAGGKVVKNLAKSIGRTGKTSKKMIESYENAVK